One Actinomadura viridis genomic region harbors:
- a CDS encoding amidohydrolase family protein encodes MTTADRVDVHTHVLPPFYRDALAAAGIGQAGGRALPGWSAAAAIEAMNLLETSTAIVSVSTPGTGFAADPAEAASLARRLNDFSAELGADHPGRFGFFATLPMPHTRGSVAEAKRALDELGADGVVLLANASGAYLGGEGHDELWRCLDERGAVVFVHPAELPAPAVEGIPPFAADFLLDTTRAAYLLVRNGLVRRHPRIRFILGHAGGFVPYSSHRMALTIAGETGRSPLDVLEDFRGFYFDTALSSSPAALPTLLAFARPGHVLFGSDWPFAPKAAGQYFAGGLDSTLDPAALAAVNRANAAALFPRLASAPAVRAPEPVSSRLRHAARRKAARLVFKLVQPH; translated from the coding sequence ATGACCACCGCAGACCGCGTCGACGTCCACACGCACGTCCTGCCGCCCTTCTACCGCGACGCGCTCGCCGCCGCCGGGATCGGCCAGGCGGGAGGCCGGGCCCTGCCCGGCTGGAGCGCCGCCGCCGCCATCGAGGCGATGAACCTGCTGGAGACGTCCACCGCCATCGTCTCCGTCTCCACGCCCGGCACGGGCTTCGCCGCCGATCCCGCCGAGGCGGCCTCCCTGGCACGCCGCCTCAACGACTTCTCGGCCGAGCTCGGCGCCGACCACCCCGGGCGCTTCGGGTTCTTCGCCACCCTGCCCATGCCCCACACCCGCGGCTCGGTGGCCGAGGCGAAGCGGGCACTGGACGAACTGGGCGCCGACGGAGTCGTCCTGCTGGCCAACGCCTCCGGCGCCTACCTCGGCGGCGAAGGCCATGACGAACTGTGGAGATGCCTCGACGAGCGCGGCGCGGTGGTCTTCGTCCACCCCGCCGAACTGCCCGCCCCCGCGGTCGAGGGCATCCCCCCGTTCGCCGCCGACTTCCTCCTGGACACCACGCGGGCCGCCTACCTGCTGGTGCGCAACGGTCTCGTGCGGCGTCACCCGCGGATCCGGTTCATCCTCGGCCACGCCGGTGGCTTCGTCCCCTATTCCTCCCATCGCATGGCTCTCACCATCGCGGGCGAGACCGGACGCAGTCCCCTGGACGTGCTGGAGGACTTCCGCGGCTTCTACTTCGACACCGCCCTGTCCTCAAGCCCCGCCGCGCTCCCCACGCTGCTGGCCTTCGCCCGCCCCGGCCATGTGCTCTTCGGCAGCGACTGGCCCTTCGCCCCGAAGGCCGCCGGGCAGTACTTCGCCGGCGGTCTCGACAGCACCCTGGATCCCGCGGCGCTCGCCGCGGTCAACCGCGCCAATGCCGCCGCCCTGTTCCCCCGGCTCGCCTCCGCGCCGGCCGTACGAGCCCCCGAGCCGGTCTCCTCCCGCCTCCGCCACGCGGCGCGGCGGAAGGCCGCCCGGCTCGTGTTCAAGCTCGTCCAGCCTCACTGA
- a CDS encoding TetR/AcrR family transcriptional regulator: protein MTRATERRQRANGVESRRRILAAAVEVAGERGYDGTSIAAVSAKCGLPPSSIYWHFKDKDDLIASVIEDSFESWLAAVELPGEEAGTPLERVTAMAAGVARSLVEAPDFLRLGLMLALERRPREPRGRTVFLQVREIAGGRIAEVVRTLVPGLDERAVRMLTSYAVAGADGLFVEHEIRGGNADLVEMFRLHARAVHDMAVRMAAESAGR from the coding sequence ATGACCAGGGCGACGGAACGCAGGCAGCGCGCGAACGGCGTCGAGTCCCGCCGCCGGATCCTCGCCGCGGCCGTCGAGGTCGCCGGTGAGCGCGGCTACGACGGCACCAGCATCGCGGCGGTCAGCGCCAAGTGCGGGCTGCCGCCCAGCTCGATCTACTGGCATTTCAAGGACAAGGACGACCTCATCGCGTCGGTCATCGAGGACAGCTTCGAGTCCTGGCTGGCGGCGGTGGAACTGCCCGGCGAGGAGGCCGGCACCCCGCTCGAGCGGGTCACCGCGATGGCCGCCGGAGTGGCCAGGTCGCTGGTCGAGGCGCCGGACTTCCTGCGGCTGGGCCTCATGCTCGCGCTGGAGCGGCGCCCGCGGGAGCCGCGGGGGCGGACGGTGTTCCTGCAGGTCCGCGAGATCGCCGGCGGCAGGATCGCCGAAGTCGTCAGGACCCTGGTGCCCGGCCTCGACGAGCGGGCCGTGCGCATGCTCACCAGCTACGCCGTCGCCGGCGCCGACGGGCTGTTCGTGGAGCACGAGATCCGCGGCGGGAACGCCGACCTCGTCGAGATGTTCCGGCTGCACGCGCGGGCGGTCCACGACATGGCCGTCCGCATGGCCGCGGAGAGCGCCGGGCGATGA
- a CDS encoding bifunctional 3-(3-hydroxy-phenyl)propionate/3-hydroxycinnamic acid hydroxylase, protein MSEETVHDVAVVGYGPTGVTAANLLGAAGLRVVVIEREPEVFSRARAISTDEEVLRIWQRIGLADRLKKDMLAGRPIEFVDARGRPFVSARTPSRGHGHPPQMFIYQPALEEVLREGVARHPDVEVLLGYECLRVRQDEDGVELTLAGVGDDTVRRLRASYVIAADGGSSLVRAQLNIGYEGRTYADGWVVIDTEMLKPWPGHDRLRFHCDPARPAVDCPTPLGHHRWEFPILPGEDADRLTTDEAVYELVARHGIAEDGVRILRATVYSHHVRIAARWRAGRVLLAGDAAHAMPPWIGQGMAAGVRDAANLCWKLAAVVRGELPETILDTYEAERRPHVRAITRRAVLVGRIITERRPLVTSVRDPALRTLGRVPLFTRFLQDTAWIPAARHTTGLLAGPRAPAAGRMLPQPWVTGPDGARVRLDDALGQRWLLLHAGTVTAQPSWTRQGVPSVTLRPAGAPAAENTVVDADRVLVAWMARHRAGTVALRPDGYVYAAAPPGAPLPPPPPGFAPRPHPSAATDSRGAP, encoded by the coding sequence GTGAGCGAGGAGACGGTCCACGACGTGGCGGTGGTGGGGTACGGCCCGACCGGCGTCACCGCGGCGAACCTGCTGGGCGCGGCCGGCCTGCGGGTCGTGGTGATCGAGCGCGAGCCCGAGGTCTTCTCCCGCGCCCGCGCCATCTCCACCGACGAGGAGGTCCTGCGGATCTGGCAGCGGATCGGCCTGGCCGATCGGCTCAAGAAGGACATGCTGGCCGGACGGCCCATCGAATTCGTCGACGCGCGCGGCCGGCCGTTCGTCAGCGCGCGTACGCCCTCGCGCGGGCACGGCCACCCGCCGCAGATGTTCATCTACCAGCCGGCCCTGGAGGAGGTCCTGCGTGAGGGGGTCGCCCGTCACCCCGATGTCGAGGTCCTGCTCGGGTACGAGTGCCTGCGCGTCCGCCAGGACGAGGACGGTGTCGAACTGACCCTCGCCGGCGTCGGCGACGACACCGTCCGGCGCCTGCGGGCCTCGTACGTGATCGCGGCCGACGGCGGTTCCAGCCTGGTCCGGGCACAGCTGAACATCGGCTACGAGGGACGCACCTACGCGGACGGCTGGGTGGTCATCGACACCGAGATGCTCAAGCCCTGGCCCGGCCACGACCGGCTGCGCTTCCACTGCGACCCGGCCCGGCCGGCGGTGGACTGCCCGACGCCGCTGGGACACCACCGCTGGGAGTTCCCGATCCTGCCGGGCGAGGACGCGGACCGCCTGACCACCGACGAGGCGGTGTACGAGCTGGTGGCCCGCCACGGCATCGCCGAGGACGGCGTCAGGATCCTGCGCGCCACCGTCTACAGCCACCACGTCCGCATCGCGGCCCGCTGGCGCGCCGGCCGTGTCCTCCTCGCCGGCGACGCCGCCCACGCCATGCCGCCCTGGATCGGCCAGGGCATGGCGGCAGGGGTGCGCGACGCGGCCAACCTGTGCTGGAAGCTGGCCGCCGTCGTACGCGGCGAGCTGCCCGAGACGATCCTGGACACCTACGAGGCCGAACGGCGGCCGCACGTGCGCGCGATCACCCGGCGGGCCGTGCTCGTGGGAAGGATCATCACCGAACGGCGCCCGTTGGTCACCTCGGTGCGCGACCCCGCGCTGCGGACGCTCGGCCGCGTGCCGCTCTTCACCCGGTTCCTGCAGGACACGGCCTGGATACCGGCCGCTCGCCACACCACCGGGCTGCTGGCCGGTCCGCGCGCCCCCGCGGCCGGCCGCATGCTCCCCCAGCCCTGGGTGACCGGGCCGGACGGTGCGCGCGTGCGGCTGGACGACGCGCTCGGCCAGCGCTGGCTGCTGCTGCACGCCGGCACCGTGACGGCCCAGCCGTCCTGGACCCGCCAGGGCGTCCCCTCGGTCACCCTCCGGCCCGCCGGCGCCCCGGCGGCCGAGAACACCGTGGTCGACGCCGACCGCGTGCTGGTGGCCTGGATGGCCCGGCACCGCGCCGGGACCGTCGCGCTCCGCCCGGACGGATACGTCTACGCCGCGGCGCCCCCGGGCGCACCGCTGCCTCCGCCCCCGCCGGGCTTCGCGCCGAGGCCGCACCCGTCAGCCGCCACCGATTCCCGAGGAGCACCATGA
- a CDS encoding alpha/beta fold hydrolase produces MTPQSTPSAPPRMRETFVDTAGKTIFVAETGDGPPVLLLHGGGPGATGLSNYARNIAALAERYRVIVPDLPGYGRSTKGVDPDDPFGDLADGVRGVLDGLGIDRAHLVGNSYGGACALRLALDTPGRVRRMVLMGPGGIGTTRSLPTPGLRELLAYYTGEGPSRAKLERFVREYLVFNAAGVPGSAIEERYHASLDPEVIASPPLRRPSGRHALRTLWRMDFTRDPRLARLPVPTLVLWGAADKVNRPGGGRMLAERMPDCDLYLVANTGHWVQFERPELFNRLCADFLAGRR; encoded by the coding sequence ATGACGCCCCAGAGCACGCCGTCCGCGCCGCCGCGAATGCGGGAGACCTTCGTCGACACCGCCGGAAAGACGATCTTCGTCGCCGAGACCGGTGACGGCCCGCCCGTGCTGCTGCTGCACGGCGGCGGCCCCGGCGCCACCGGCCTGTCCAACTACGCCCGCAACATCGCCGCCCTCGCCGAACGGTACCGGGTCATCGTTCCCGACCTGCCCGGGTACGGCCGCAGCACCAAGGGCGTGGACCCCGACGACCCCTTCGGCGATCTGGCGGACGGCGTCCGCGGCGTGCTGGACGGGCTCGGCATCGACCGGGCCCACCTGGTGGGCAACTCCTATGGCGGTGCCTGCGCCCTGCGCCTGGCGCTCGACACTCCCGGCCGGGTGCGCAGGATGGTGCTCATGGGTCCCGGCGGCATCGGCACCACCCGTTCCCTGCCGACCCCCGGCCTGCGGGAACTGCTCGCCTACTACACCGGGGAAGGGCCCTCCCGGGCGAAGCTGGAGCGCTTCGTCCGCGAGTACCTGGTCTTCAACGCCGCGGGCGTGCCCGGCTCGGCCATCGAGGAGCGTTACCACGCCAGCCTCGACCCCGAGGTCATCGCCTCGCCGCCGCTGCGCCGGCCCTCGGGCCGCCACGCGCTGCGCACCTTGTGGAGGATGGACTTCACCCGCGACCCCCGCCTCGCCCGCCTCCCCGTGCCCACCCTGGTGCTGTGGGGCGCCGCCGACAAGGTCAACCGGCCCGGCGGCGGGCGGATGCTGGCCGAACGCATGCCCGACTGCGACCTCTACCTGGTGGCCAACACCGGGCACTGGGTGCAGTTCGAACGCCCCGAGCTGTTCAACCGCCTCTGCGCCGACTTCCTGGCAGGCCGGCGATGA
- a CDS encoding VOC family protein → MSAGAAGVPSVFGAVHLGYLVIETRRFSDWRRFGTDAIGMHHDPLDRDRMRFRLDDQECRFLLQRGAAEDVVAVGWHVDDHAAFERIEARVRAAGVPLRAGTAEQAAARGVERLLRFPGPKGLVQEIHTTPIKAARPLRTQVSGFVTGASGMGHIALTSTRPARIRGYFGHVLDARLTDCIDETISGVKLKIRFLRVNERHHSIAVAATRGLPLDPVRTRVQHLNIQVAGLDDLAQSYQRVCELGFDMALSVGRHTNDRELSYYARTPSGFEWEVGWAPITIDESTWEPTTHQGISVWGHKPVGRTIIGTLQQFRNAALSPARWESTVPRLSGTGVSGG, encoded by the coding sequence ATGAGCGCGGGCGCCGCCGGCGTCCCGTCCGTGTTCGGCGCGGTCCATCTGGGCTACCTCGTCATCGAGACCCGCCGCTTCTCCGACTGGCGCCGTTTCGGCACCGACGCCATCGGCATGCACCACGACCCGCTCGACCGCGATCGCATGCGGTTCCGGCTCGATGACCAGGAATGCCGCTTCCTGCTCCAGCGCGGCGCCGCCGAAGACGTCGTCGCCGTCGGCTGGCACGTCGACGATCACGCCGCGTTCGAGCGGATCGAAGCCCGCGTCCGGGCCGCCGGGGTGCCGCTCAGGGCGGGCACCGCCGAGCAGGCGGCGGCGCGCGGGGTCGAACGCCTGCTGCGCTTCCCCGGTCCCAAGGGGCTCGTCCAGGAGATCCACACCACCCCGATCAAGGCCGCCCGGCCTCTCAGGACCCAGGTCTCCGGGTTCGTCACCGGTGCGTCCGGCATGGGCCACATCGCCCTGACCTCGACCCGGCCGGCGCGGATCCGCGGCTACTTCGGCCACGTCCTCGACGCCCGCCTGACCGACTGCATCGACGAGACCATCAGCGGCGTCAAGCTCAAGATCAGGTTCCTGCGCGTCAACGAACGGCACCACTCCATCGCCGTCGCCGCCACGCGGGGCCTGCCCCTGGACCCCGTCCGCACCCGGGTCCAGCACCTCAACATCCAGGTCGCCGGTCTCGACGACCTGGCCCAGAGCTACCAGCGCGTCTGCGAGCTCGGCTTCGACATGGCCCTGAGCGTCGGCCGGCACACCAACGACAGGGAGCTCTCCTACTACGCCCGTACGCCGTCCGGCTTCGAGTGGGAGGTCGGCTGGGCCCCCATCACCATCGACGAATCCACCTGGGAGCCCACCACCCACCAGGGCATCAGCGTCTGGGGCCACAAGCCCGTCGGCCGCACCATCATCGGCACGCTCCAGCAGTTCCGGAACGCCGCGCTCTCGCCGGCCCGGTGGGAGAGCACCGTCCCGCGGCTCAGCGGCACCGGCGTCTCCGGCGGCTGA
- a CDS encoding WD40 repeat domain-containing serine/threonine protein kinase has product MDPLRRGDPAQVGPYRIEARLGEGGMGRVYLGGSPGGRRVAVKVIRAEHAADPGFRARFAREVDAARRVGGFHTAQVIDADAEAGAPWMATAYVPGPSLRDQVTRDGPLAPDAVRRLGAALAEGLAAIHACGLVHRDLKPGNVIMSPDGPRIIDFGIARAADAEPLTSDGAVVGTYAFMAPEQVRGEQAGPAADVFALGCVLAFAATGRGPFDASSVPAIVHRVLNEEPLLNGIPMDLARAIAACLAKDPGARPAVPLLIAHLGSSRPGSPPGPAVPLPTAGPPTAPPMTKVTTTAAGVAPGGTGTRRVPRRAVLAGALAAVTATAAGGGAVLAVRRRERPREPGPAPAAQLAPAATLTGHTSGVDAIAFSPDGRLLATGSSDDDATRLWDVAAARPLRTLEADGVRGTAFSPDGRLLATAHTEPYAAIWDVASGRRISTFRGGERYSFWAVAFSPDGRTLATGSPDVRLWDLQSGRATVIDEGSFTRNMHGPLPNQVLGLRFSPDGRTLAAAYDGYGDDGDDRGALVIWDVATGRRTAVLRGPTEENMSIAFSPDGATIAVCGGGEDITLWDVAARRTTATLAGHTDEVRSLAYDRDGTLASCGVDRTVRLWDVAARRTTAVLTGHTTLLDAVALSPDGRTVAAGGGRDDDAVRLWKVR; this is encoded by the coding sequence ATGGACCCGCTGCGGCGCGGCGATCCCGCACAGGTCGGCCCCTACCGGATCGAGGCGCGGCTCGGCGAGGGCGGGATGGGCCGGGTGTACCTCGGCGGCTCGCCGGGCGGGCGCCGGGTGGCGGTCAAGGTGATCCGCGCCGAGCACGCCGCCGACCCCGGCTTCCGCGCCCGGTTCGCGCGGGAGGTGGACGCCGCGCGCAGGGTGGGCGGGTTCCACACCGCGCAGGTGATCGACGCCGACGCGGAGGCCGGGGCGCCGTGGATGGCGACCGCGTACGTCCCGGGCCCGTCACTGCGGGACCAGGTCACCCGCGACGGCCCTCTCGCCCCCGACGCCGTACGGAGGCTGGGCGCGGCGCTCGCCGAGGGCCTCGCCGCCATCCACGCCTGCGGGCTCGTCCACCGCGACCTGAAACCGGGCAACGTCATCATGTCCCCGGACGGCCCCCGCATCATCGACTTCGGCATCGCCCGCGCCGCCGACGCCGAGCCGCTGACCTCCGACGGCGCGGTCGTCGGCACCTACGCGTTCATGGCCCCCGAACAGGTGCGCGGCGAGCAGGCGGGCCCCGCGGCCGACGTCTTCGCGCTGGGTTGCGTGCTGGCCTTCGCCGCCACCGGGCGGGGGCCGTTCGACGCGTCCAGCGTCCCCGCCATCGTCCACCGTGTTCTCAACGAGGAGCCGCTCCTCAACGGGATCCCCATGGACCTCGCCAGGGCGATCGCCGCCTGCCTGGCCAAGGACCCGGGCGCGCGACCGGCCGTCCCCCTGCTCATCGCCCACCTCGGCTCCTCGCGGCCGGGCTCCCCACCGGGCCCGGCCGTCCCCCTTCCCACCGCGGGCCCGCCCACGGCGCCTCCCATGACGAAGGTCACGACCACGGCGGCCGGTGTCGCGCCCGGTGGCACGGGAACGCGCCGGGTGCCTCGCCGCGCCGTGCTGGCGGGCGCGCTCGCCGCCGTCACCGCCACCGCGGCCGGCGGAGGCGCCGTCCTCGCCGTGCGGCGCCGCGAACGCCCGCGCGAGCCCGGCCCGGCGCCGGCCGCGCAGCTCGCGCCCGCCGCCACGCTCACCGGACACACCAGCGGCGTGGACGCGATCGCGTTCAGTCCCGACGGCAGGCTGCTGGCCACCGGGTCGAGCGATGACGACGCCACGCGCCTGTGGGACGTGGCGGCCGCCCGCCCGCTGCGGACCCTGGAGGCCGACGGGGTCCGGGGAACGGCGTTCAGCCCGGACGGCAGGCTCCTGGCGACCGCGCACACCGAGCCCTACGCCGCGATCTGGGACGTCGCGTCCGGCCGCAGGATCAGCACCTTCCGCGGCGGCGAACGGTACTCGTTCTGGGCGGTCGCGTTCAGCCCGGACGGCCGGACCCTCGCCACCGGCAGCCCGGACGTGCGGCTCTGGGACCTCCAGAGCGGGCGCGCCACCGTCATCGACGAGGGCTCGTTCACGCGGAACATGCACGGCCCGCTCCCCAACCAGGTCCTGGGGCTGCGGTTCAGCCCGGACGGCCGGACCCTCGCCGCCGCCTACGACGGGTACGGCGACGACGGCGACGACCGCGGCGCCCTGGTGATCTGGGACGTGGCGACCGGCCGCAGGACCGCCGTCCTCCGGGGCCCGACCGAGGAGAACATGTCGATCGCGTTCAGCCCCGACGGCGCCACCATCGCCGTGTGCGGCGGCGGCGAGGACATCACGCTGTGGGACGTGGCCGCCCGCAGGACCACCGCCACCCTCGCCGGTCATACCGACGAGGTGCGGTCGCTCGCCTACGACCGGGACGGCACGCTGGCCAGCTGCGGCGTCGACCGCACCGTCCGGCTCTGGGACGTCGCCGCCCGCCGGACCACCGCCGTCCTGACCGGGCACACCACGTTGCTCGACGCGGTGGCGCTCAGCCCGGACGGCAGGACCGTCGCCGCCGGCGGCGGTCGGGACGACGACGCCGTCCGGCTCTGGAAGGTCCGGTAG